In Planctomycetia bacterium, one DNA window encodes the following:
- a CDS encoding DUF1573 domain-containing protein, which translates to MVGLASPVYSQSNEPVKAGPEIPPATAGKGSPQVRVIAARHDFGEIWAGATLEHAFDIANDGNADLEILQVSPTCGCTTAGDYPRRIAPGKTGSIPFRLDSNKVHGQFAKSIHVTTNDPASPSITLTLAGNCRRKVEAKPPNAGFGRILDQQPHERVIVLTNSMPSPIKPELIRGSGPEKFKCKLDEVKPGREYRLTVRVEPPYAPGTISETLKIRTGDAATDVLTISAYAVIPSRVEVFPSVVLLPTATAMAQTSAPIARQLQLLNHGNAPVKLVSATATDAAVKVSNETVTAGKEYRLTVTVPKTFQPAKDGTFVTVRTDDKDYGEFRIPIRITGQASTPGAMAGANAARAGSGAVQSSADGASRIDEKITPKATGTRPALTMLNQPSPRFELETLGGQPVSPVAYAAHPATVLNFVAPNCGFCKRQLPEVERVREAFESRGVRFVNVMQTMKQTFTTEQIMEALANVGSRSEVALDSGNKVGAMFKATSFPSLYVVDAKGQIREVVSGAKANLRETLTRRLEDLLDQELPDPTAAKSPGG; encoded by the coding sequence GTGGTCGGGCTTGCATCGCCCGTTTATTCGCAATCGAATGAGCCGGTCAAGGCCGGCCCGGAGATTCCACCGGCGACCGCCGGGAAAGGGTCTCCACAGGTTCGTGTGATTGCGGCGCGCCACGATTTCGGAGAAATCTGGGCCGGGGCCACGCTGGAGCACGCTTTCGACATCGCCAATGACGGCAATGCGGACCTGGAGATTCTCCAGGTATCGCCCACCTGCGGCTGCACGACGGCTGGGGATTACCCGCGGCGCATCGCGCCGGGCAAGACGGGTTCAATCCCGTTTCGCCTGGACTCGAACAAGGTCCACGGGCAATTCGCCAAGTCGATCCACGTCACGACGAATGATCCCGCTTCGCCCTCGATCACGCTGACCCTTGCGGGCAACTGCCGCCGCAAGGTGGAAGCCAAGCCACCCAACGCGGGCTTTGGGCGCATCCTCGACCAGCAGCCGCACGAGCGCGTGATCGTGCTGACCAATTCGATGCCGTCGCCGATCAAACCGGAGTTGATTCGTGGATCGGGACCGGAGAAGTTCAAGTGCAAACTGGACGAAGTGAAACCCGGACGGGAGTACCGGCTCACCGTGCGCGTGGAACCGCCCTATGCCCCCGGCACGATCTCCGAGACGTTGAAGATTCGCACTGGCGATGCGGCCACGGACGTTCTGACGATCTCGGCGTATGCGGTGATCCCGAGTCGCGTGGAGGTGTTCCCGTCGGTGGTGTTGCTGCCAACTGCCACCGCAATGGCACAAACGTCCGCGCCGATTGCCCGCCAACTGCAATTGCTGAATCATGGCAACGCGCCCGTGAAGCTGGTCAGCGCGACCGCGACGGACGCCGCCGTGAAGGTTTCGAATGAGACGGTCACGGCGGGCAAGGAATACCGCCTGACGGTGACCGTGCCCAAGACCTTCCAGCCCGCGAAGGACGGCACGTTTGTCACGGTAAGGACCGACGACAAGGACTACGGCGAGTTCCGAATTCCAATCCGAATCACCGGTCAGGCCTCGACGCCGGGAGCGATGGCCGGCGCGAATGCCGCCAGAGCGGGGTCCGGCGCGGTCCAGAGTTCGGCGGACGGTGCGAGCCGGATTGACGAGAAGATCACACCGAAAGCGACGGGCACACGACCGGCCCTGACGATGCTGAATCAGCCGTCACCGCGGTTCGAGTTGGAGACGCTCGGCGGGCAGCCCGTTTCGCCCGTGGCCTACGCGGCGCATCCGGCGACGGTCTTGAATTTCGTCGCGCCCAATTGCGGGTTCTGCAAGCGGCAGTTGCCGGAGGTGGAGCGCGTGCGCGAGGCGTTTGAATCGCGCGGCGTGCGCTTCGTCAACGTCATGCAGACAATGAAGCAGACGTTCACGACCGAGCAGATCATGGAAGCGCTGGCGAACGTCGGATCGCGCAGCGAAGTCGCCCTGGACAGCGGCAACAAAGTAGGGGCGATGTTCAAAGCCACGAGCTTCCCGTCGCTCTACGTCGTCGATGCAAAGGGCCAGATACGAGAAGTCGTATCGGGCGCCAAAGCGAACCTTCGCGAGACCCTCACGCGACGGCTGGAAGATCTGCTCGACCAGGAATTGCCCGATCCGACGGCGGCGAAATCGCCGGGCGGTTGA
- a CDS encoding radical SAM protein, producing MELPVVKSLKRYGRWTGPLPREVVLLKGLPCVWSRCSFCDYIDDNTTDEALIQQVADDTLARVTGEFGRLQVINSGSIQELPLRVREQIRDLMTAKGITEFWTESYWAYRKRYDEDRRFFRVPTHLFLGVETFDDELRNGVLKKSMRWDSPEDVAAATDSICLLIGFRGQTRDIVRRDIDLLLSKFRYGIVNVFTENRLSAGLMDDEIKQWFREEFAWLATHAGVNVLWQNTDFGVG from the coding sequence ATGGAATTGCCCGTCGTCAAGTCGCTGAAACGCTATGGCCGCTGGACCGGGCCGCTTCCGCGCGAAGTTGTGCTTCTCAAGGGGCTGCCCTGCGTATGGAGTCGGTGCAGCTTCTGTGATTACATCGACGACAACACGACCGACGAGGCGCTGATTCAGCAGGTGGCCGACGACACCCTCGCCCGCGTGACCGGAGAATTCGGCCGCTTGCAAGTCATCAACAGCGGTTCGATCCAGGAGCTGCCGTTGCGCGTGCGCGAGCAGATTCGCGATTTGATGACGGCCAAAGGCATCACCGAATTCTGGACGGAATCCTACTGGGCGTATCGCAAGCGCTACGATGAAGACCGCCGATTTTTTCGGGTTCCCACACATTTGTTCCTCGGCGTTGAAACATTTGACGACGAACTTCGTAACGGCGTCCTGAAAAAATCCATGCGATGGGACTCGCCCGAAGACGTGGCCGCCGCGACGGACTCGATCTGCCTCCTGATCGGATTCCGCGGCCAGACGCGGGACATCGTTCGCCGAGATATCGACTTGCTGCTTAGCAAGTTCCGCTATGGGATCGTGAACGTGTTCACGGAGAATCGGCTGTCCGCCGGGCTGATGGACGACGAGATCAAACAGTGGTTCCGCGAGGAGTTCGCGTGGCTGGCGACGCACGCGGGCGTGAATGTGTTGTGGCAGAACACGGATTTCGGTGTGGGATAA
- a CDS encoding SpoIIE family protein phosphatase produces the protein MSDQNQPTLTEFVDRATLEALAESFRALTGCEARFCDSEGRCITGSAAHRGSSSTRSGAGRQRSNSATVAIAEIPEAKALDVAPFEAGIEVHGVCVGKVQVLGVSESSDAARFVRDLAATIAQLCHHAQQLRRRVDELAALYEVSAMLSGNAALQDVLDMATRQLVDAMELKACSLRLLDPDTGELKVASVANLSERYLSKGPVRVRGSSIDQAALSGETVYVEDMRTDPRTVYKKNAKEEGLISALVTRVASRGKAIGVLRAYKGERHRFSPFEVSLLEAIAAQVGAVIANARLMLDARKKEHLARQVKLAAEVQRRMIPARPPQSEHYQFGCDYQPSQELGGDFYDFIRFDNGDIGAVVADVVGKGVPASLMMASARSTLRSNARRVTDMGEIIQSVNRRLYHDTLPGEFATAFYVELAADGRLLKYCNAGHEPMLLLRRGRIRELDAGGLALGIDPNETYATAEEALEPGDLMLMFTDGLLEARNFDGEAYGRARIHESFLRQASAGDAPPVDVIAKQIFWDMRRFVGFAPVEDDVTLVVVRVI, from the coding sequence ATGTCGGATCAGAACCAGCCAACGCTGACGGAGTTTGTGGATCGCGCGACGCTGGAAGCGCTGGCGGAGTCGTTCCGCGCCCTGACCGGTTGCGAGGCGCGGTTCTGCGATTCGGAAGGCCGCTGCATCACCGGCTCGGCGGCGCACCGAGGGTCTTCCTCCACACGGAGCGGGGCCGGCCGGCAGCGATCGAATTCTGCGACCGTCGCCATCGCCGAAATCCCGGAAGCGAAGGCGCTCGACGTCGCGCCGTTCGAGGCGGGCATCGAGGTGCACGGCGTGTGCGTGGGCAAGGTGCAGGTATTGGGGGTGTCCGAATCGAGCGACGCGGCGCGCTTTGTGCGTGATCTGGCCGCGACGATTGCACAGCTCTGTCATCACGCGCAGCAATTGCGCCGTCGCGTCGACGAGCTGGCGGCGTTGTACGAAGTATCGGCGATGTTGTCGGGCAACGCGGCGCTTCAGGACGTGCTGGACATGGCGACGCGCCAACTGGTCGATGCGATGGAGCTGAAGGCGTGCAGTCTGCGCCTGCTTGATCCGGACACGGGCGAGTTGAAGGTGGCGTCCGTCGCGAACCTGTCGGAGCGATACCTGTCCAAGGGGCCGGTTCGGGTGCGCGGCAGTTCGATCGATCAGGCGGCGCTGTCGGGCGAGACGGTGTACGTCGAGGACATGCGCACCGATCCGCGCACGGTGTACAAGAAGAATGCAAAAGAAGAAGGGTTGATCAGCGCGCTGGTGACGCGCGTGGCAAGCCGCGGCAAGGCGATCGGTGTTTTGCGGGCGTACAAGGGGGAACGGCATCGCTTCAGCCCGTTCGAGGTGTCCCTGCTGGAGGCCATCGCGGCGCAGGTGGGGGCGGTGATCGCCAATGCGCGGCTGATGCTGGACGCGCGAAAGAAAGAGCACCTCGCGCGACAGGTGAAGCTTGCGGCGGAAGTGCAGCGGCGCATGATCCCGGCGCGCCCGCCGCAGTCCGAGCACTATCAATTCGGCTGCGACTACCAGCCGAGTCAGGAGCTGGGCGGGGATTTCTACGATTTCATTCGATTCGACAACGGCGATATCGGCGCGGTCGTGGCCGATGTGGTCGGCAAGGGCGTGCCGGCGTCGCTGATGATGGCCAGCGCGCGATCGACGCTGCGCAGCAACGCGCGGCGCGTCACCGACATGGGTGAGATCATTCAATCGGTGAATCGCCGGCTGTACCACGACACGCTGCCAGGCGAGTTCGCAACGGCGTTCTATGTGGAGTTGGCGGCCGACGGGCGACTGCTCAAGTATTGCAACGCGGGCCACGAGCCGATGCTGCTGCTGCGCCGCGGTCGAATTCGTGAACTGGACGCGGGCGGGCTGGCGCTGGGCATCGATCCGAATGAGACCTACGCGACGGCCGAAGAAGCGCTGGAGCCGGGCGACTTGATGCTGATGTTCACCGACGGATTGCTGGAGGCGCGCAACTTTGACGGCGAAGCGTACGGTCGGGCGCGCATTCACGAGTCCTTTCTGCGACAGGCGTCTGCGGGCGACGCCCCGCCGGTCGATGTCATCGCCAAGCAGATCTTCTGGGACATGCGGCGATTCGTCGGGTTCGCGCCGGTCGAGGACGACGTGACGCTGGTTGTCGTACGCGTGATTTAG
- a CDS encoding SPASM domain-containing protein has translation MKCLATIVADLRTSPLGMRSRLADALDGVPLIRRTVERVLHSQRIDGVCLIAPADQHAALGDLLAGLDVSYCAQAAPPPYHALVRAGRIWGLDGWRGGIGSLCCFDEDLDVISAAQVARQHGAALVASIPAAAPLLDASILDAMIEHYIGEAQALRLTFACAPPGIAGLIIARDMLEELAPTGQPPGAALTYQPDRPFADLTAKESCWRAPVELVEARGRLLADTHRSWRRVEELLAAGAADWPARRIGAWLSRDAAQRIEDAPEEIEIELTTKMPDLEASVLRPRPPEFAPRGPISVDALRSTLHSLGDFDDVRVVLAGFGDPCLHPEFPAICRLVRESGAAAVAVRTTGRDLPREAEESLFAAPIDVVEVMLDAATPQTYARMHGADAFEAVIARVDAWIARREHERRVRPLIVPSFVKSTENLDEMEAFFDHWQRRLGCALITGYSSCAGQRPDRSVTQTAPSPRRPCRRTRTRAMILADGRVTTCDQDFAGRQVLGSVLETPLLELWRSAAALSAARSKCIADLPLCPACTEWHRP, from the coding sequence GTGAAATGCCTCGCCACCATTGTTGCAGACCTTCGCACGTCGCCACTGGGCATGCGCAGCCGATTGGCCGATGCGCTGGACGGCGTTCCGCTGATTCGCCGAACCGTCGAGCGCGTCCTGCATTCCCAGCGCATCGACGGGGTGTGTCTCATCGCGCCGGCCGATCAGCACGCGGCGCTGGGCGACTTGCTCGCCGGGCTTGACGTGAGCTACTGCGCGCAAGCGGCACCGCCACCCTATCACGCGCTCGTTCGCGCCGGGCGCATCTGGGGACTGGATGGCTGGCGCGGAGGCATCGGCAGCCTGTGCTGCTTCGACGAAGACCTTGACGTGATCAGTGCCGCGCAGGTGGCTCGGCAACACGGAGCCGCGCTCGTCGCATCCATCCCCGCTGCTGCACCGTTGTTGGATGCATCGATTCTTGACGCCATGATCGAGCATTACATCGGGGAGGCCCAGGCCTTGCGGTTAACCTTCGCCTGCGCGCCGCCGGGGATTGCCGGCCTGATCATCGCGCGCGACATGCTCGAAGAACTCGCCCCAACCGGCCAGCCGCCCGGCGCGGCGCTCACCTACCAGCCCGATCGCCCCTTCGCGGACCTGACCGCCAAGGAATCCTGCTGGCGCGCGCCGGTGGAGTTGGTCGAAGCGCGCGGCCGCCTGCTCGCTGATACGCATCGGTCCTGGCGGCGCGTGGAAGAATTACTGGCCGCCGGCGCAGCAGATTGGCCCGCGCGCCGGATCGGCGCATGGTTGAGCAGGGACGCCGCGCAGCGGATCGAGGACGCGCCCGAGGAAATCGAGATCGAGCTGACCACGAAGATGCCCGACCTTGAGGCGAGTGTTCTTCGGCCGCGCCCGCCGGAGTTCGCGCCGCGCGGGCCGATCTCGGTGGACGCCCTTCGTAGCACCTTGCACTCATTGGGCGACTTCGACGACGTGCGGGTCGTACTTGCCGGATTCGGCGATCCCTGCCTTCATCCCGAGTTCCCGGCGATTTGCCGCCTCGTTCGTGAATCCGGCGCAGCGGCCGTCGCCGTTCGTACAACCGGTCGCGATCTGCCGCGCGAGGCGGAAGAATCGCTCTTCGCCGCGCCGATCGATGTCGTGGAGGTCATGCTGGACGCCGCGACGCCGCAAACGTACGCGCGGATGCACGGCGCCGATGCATTCGAGGCGGTCATCGCGCGCGTGGATGCATGGATCGCGCGCCGCGAACACGAGCGCCGTGTGCGGCCCCTCATTGTCCCCTCTTTCGTGAAGAGCACCGAAAACCTCGACGAGATGGAAGCGTTCTTCGATCACTGGCAGCGGCGATTGGGCTGCGCGCTGATCACCGGCTACTCATCCTGCGCGGGGCAACGCCCGGATCGAAGCGTCACCCAAACCGCGCCATCGCCGCGCCGACCCTGTCGACGCACGCGAACCCGCGCGATGATCCTCGCCGACGGCCGCGTAACGACCTGCGATCAGGATTTCGCTGGCAGGCAGGTTCTCGGAAGCGTGCTCGAAACGCCTCTCCTGGAATTGTGGCGAAGCGCCGCGGCATTGAGTGCGGCGCGATCGAAATGCATCGCCGACCTGCCGTTGTGCCCGGCCTGCACCGAATGGCATCGGCCGTAG
- a CDS encoding motility associated factor glycosyltransferase family protein — protein MIDATVNPTFLANMRALWRTDPRLAQRIDELPIDASLTLHPTRTEYPTAAVTTADGRTLFLHSRYDPIREAVDFIKGLDRSEARCVILCGLGLGYHIQAIFDILGEELVVLVSEPDLVTIKTALEHTDLSAGIAAGRIEFLTSPAKAALHERLVRHSTMLMLGAVIAVPPVARDHQAPAHAIIRQAVLDFAAFAKMSLVTLVKNAGITARNVANNLPVYASTPPPDVLRGRFAGCPAILVAAGPSLAKNIDQLKALRDRAVIIAAQTTLKPLLERGITPHFVTSLDWSDLSRQFFEGVAIPGEVILVAEPKASWHVVDAFRGESPANAKRVILLHNPFAQRCVGEVLPPRSPMDAGATVMHLAFYLAQWLGCDPIVFIGQDLAFGGQVYYAPGVAIHRAWDSELGRFCTLEMKEWERIVRHRPILRKVPGQDGHAIYTDEQMFTYLEQFERDFARCPARVIDATEGGAKKQGAQAMSLAEAASKFLTAVIHPDRFDFADVRWQDPSRLSAAQEALARRREELREFRSLCQQTRDLLGTLETLTTNPTAFNRRIAEVDELRTLVQEHELIFAMVREVSQLGELQRFAADRRLAESDDRGRDRAMQQLRRDGQFIASLLEGCDTLASIFDQALARFEAELARTSTATTANSQGGDAS, from the coding sequence GTGATCGATGCGACCGTCAATCCGACGTTTCTCGCCAACATGCGCGCCCTCTGGCGCACCGACCCGCGCCTGGCCCAGCGCATCGATGAACTGCCGATCGACGCGTCGCTGACCCTGCATCCCACGCGCACGGAGTACCCCACCGCCGCCGTGACGACGGCCGACGGCCGAACGCTCTTTCTGCACAGCCGCTACGACCCGATCCGCGAAGCCGTCGATTTCATCAAGGGGCTGGATCGCTCCGAGGCGCGGTGCGTGATCCTGTGCGGCCTCGGACTGGGGTATCACATTCAGGCAATTTTCGATATTCTCGGCGAGGAGCTGGTGGTCCTCGTTTCCGAGCCGGACCTCGTGACGATCAAAACCGCGCTGGAGCACACCGATCTGTCCGCCGGAATCGCCGCGGGGCGCATCGAGTTTCTCACGTCGCCGGCCAAGGCCGCGCTGCACGAGCGACTCGTTCGCCACTCCACCATGCTCATGCTCGGCGCGGTCATCGCCGTGCCGCCGGTCGCGCGCGATCACCAGGCGCCGGCGCACGCGATCATCCGTCAGGCCGTGCTGGATTTCGCGGCCTTCGCCAAGATGTCGCTGGTGACGCTTGTGAAAAACGCCGGCATCACGGCGAGAAATGTCGCCAACAACCTTCCGGTGTATGCGTCAACGCCACCGCCCGATGTTCTCCGCGGCCGATTCGCCGGCTGCCCGGCGATCCTCGTCGCGGCCGGCCCGTCGCTCGCGAAAAACATTGATCAACTCAAGGCGCTGCGCGACCGCGCGGTCATCATCGCGGCGCAGACGACGCTCAAGCCGCTGCTGGAACGCGGAATCACTCCGCACTTCGTCACATCGCTCGACTGGAGCGACCTCTCGCGCCAGTTCTTCGAAGGCGTCGCGATCCCTGGCGAGGTCATTCTCGTGGCCGAACCGAAAGCGTCGTGGCATGTGGTCGATGCGTTTCGCGGCGAATCGCCAGCCAACGCCAAGCGCGTCATTCTCCTGCACAATCCGTTCGCCCAGCGGTGCGTCGGCGAGGTGCTCCCGCCGCGATCGCCGATGGACGCCGGCGCGACGGTCATGCACCTGGCTTTCTATCTCGCGCAATGGCTCGGATGCGACCCGATTGTCTTCATCGGGCAGGATCTCGCCTTTGGCGGGCAGGTCTATTACGCACCGGGCGTGGCCATTCACCGCGCGTGGGACAGCGAACTGGGCCGATTCTGCACGCTCGAGATGAAAGAATGGGAGCGGATCGTGCGCCATCGGCCGATTCTGCGAAAGGTGCCGGGGCAGGACGGGCACGCGATCTACACCGACGAACAGATGTTCACGTACCTGGAGCAATTCGAGCGCGATTTCGCGCGTTGCCCGGCGCGCGTGATCGATGCGACCGAAGGCGGCGCGAAAAAGCAGGGCGCGCAGGCGATGTCGCTTGCTGAAGCCGCTTCGAAGTTTCTGACGGCCGTGATCCACCCCGATCGGTTCGATTTTGCCGATGTCCGCTGGCAGGATCCCTCGCGCCTCTCGGCTGCGCAGGAAGCGCTCGCTCGCCGGCGGGAGGAGTTACGAGAGTTTCGCTCCCTTTGCCAGCAAACGCGCGACCTGCTGGGCACATTGGAAACGCTGACGACGAATCCGACCGCATTCAACCGCCGGATCGCCGAGGTCGACGAACTTCGCACGCTGGTGCAGGAGCATGAATTAATCTTTGCGATGGTCCGCGAGGTCTCCCAGCTTGGCGAGTTGCAACGCTTCGCGGCGGATCGCCGGCTGGCCGAGTCCGACGATCGCGGCCGGGATCGGGCCATGCAACAACTCCGCCGCGACGGGCAGTTCATCGCGTCGCTGCTGGAGGGCTGCGACACGCTCGCGTCGATCTTCGATCAGGCATTGGCGCGCTTTGAGGCCGAGCTGGCTCGCACCAGCACCGCCACGACGGCCAATTCTCAAGGGGGCGATGCATCGTGA